In the Bacillota bacterium genome, TCGAAGCGCCGGATGACGCCCGAGCCGTCCAGCCCGTCCAGCTCGCCCCGCCGCAGCCAGGCGGCCACGGTCTCGGGCGCGCCCCCGGCCAGCGGGGAGCGCGCCCAGGCGACCCTCTCCTCCTCGTCCATGCCGTCTCAGTCGTAGAGCGAGCAGATGGGACAGCGCCAGCTGTGGCCCGCCGGCCGCTCGGGATGCTCCAGTCCCTGCCGCGCGAAGGCGCCGCCCGCCTCGTGGTAGAGGAGACACTCCAGGGTGAAGGCTTCCTTGGAGGTCTCGGTGAGGCGGTAGGCGAAGGCGCGGTGACGGCTGCCCAGGGCGCGCAGGCGGGCCGGCAGGTCGGCGTCGTCGCGGCCCCAGCCGGTGACGTTGCCGGCGCCGTCGTAGAGGACGAAGACGCCGGGCTTCCTCTCCAGGCGGTCCAGCTGCTCCCCCTCCAGGGGGAGCGGCCCGGTCAGCCCTTCCATGCTCACCCCTCCCGGCCCAGGCGGAAGGCGGCATGCACGGCCCGCACCGCCGCCTCCGCCATCTCGGCCCGGATCAGGCAGGAGATGCTGATCTCCGAGGTGGCGATCATCTCGATGTTGATGCCCTCGTCGCCCAGCGCCCGGAAGAGGGTGGCGGCCACCCCCGGATGCGTCACCATGCCGGCGCCCACCACCGAGAGCTTGGCCACGCCGTCGTCGGCCAGGACGCCCTCGCCGTCCAGCTCCCGGCAAGCCGCCTCCGAGGCCTGGTAGGCCGTCGCCAGGTCGTCCCGCGCCACCGTGAAGGCGATGTCGTTGAGCCGCTCGCGGGAGACGCTCTGGATGATCATGTCGACGTTGACGCCCCGCCCGGCCAGCGCGCCGAAGACCGCCGCGGCCACGCCGGGGCGGTCCGGCACCTTGAGCAGCGCGATCTTGGCCGTCTTCCGGTCGACGGTCACGCCCGAGACCGGCCGGTCGTCCTCGCCCCAACCGGGCCGGCGCAGGACGCGGGTCCCCGGCGCGTCGTCGAAGGTGGAGCGGGCCTCGATGACCACGTCGTGCTCGCGCGCGTACTCCACCGCCCGGTGCTGGAGCACCTTGGCGCCCAGGCGGGCCAGCTCCAGCATCTCGTCGTAGGAGATCTCCCTCAGCGGTCGCGCGTCCGGCACGATGCGCGGATCGGCGGTGTAGACGCCGGCCACGTCGGAGTAGATCTCGCAGCGGTCGGCGCCCAGCGCCGCCGCCAGGACCACCGCCGTGGCGTCGGAGCCGCCCCGGCCCAGCGTGGTCAGGTCGCCCCGCCGGTCGACGCCCTGGAAGCCGGTGACCACCGGCACCCAGCCGCGGTCCAGCGCCTCGCGCAGCCGCTCCGTCGCCACGGCCTCCACGCGGGCCGAGAGGTGGCGGCCGTCGGTCAGCAGGCCCGCCTGCCAGCCCGTGAAGGAGAGCGCCGGGCAGCCCATGGAGCGGAGGAGGAGCGCCATCAGCGCCGCCGACTCTTGCTCTCCGGTGGCGAGGAGTGCGTCCACCTCGCGCTCGGCCTCGGACGGCCAGCGGGCCCCGTCCGCCGGCCACCGCCCGTCGCCTGCCTCCCGCCCCGCCTCTGCCGCCGTCTCCCGCGCCAGCTCCAGCAGGGCGTCGGTTCGTCCGCCCCGCGCCGAGACCACCACCACCACGCGGTCGCCGCCGCGCCACGCTTCCAGCACCCGTCGGGCCGCCTGGCGCATCGCCGCCAGGTCGGCCACCGAGCTGCCCCCGAACTTCTGCACCCGTAGCGCCAATCCGCCGCCTCGACCTCCGCCCTCCGAGCCTTGCAACTCCGGGGAGAAGCCTTCGTCACCCGCGCGGCTTCGCCTGCCGCGGCA is a window encoding:
- a CDS encoding aspartate kinase, which codes for MALRVQKFGGSSVADLAAMRQAARRVLEAWRGGDRVVVVVSARGGRTDALLELARETAAEAGREAGDGRWPADGARWPSEAEREVDALLATGEQESAALMALLLRSMGCPALSFTGWQAGLLTDGRHLSARVEAVATERLREALDRGWVPVVTGFQGVDRRGDLTTLGRGGSDATAVVLAAALGADRCEIYSDVAGVYTADPRIVPDARPLREISYDEMLELARLGAKVLQHRAVEYAREHDVVIEARSTFDDAPGTRVLRRPGWGEDDRPVSGVTVDRKTAKIALLKVPDRPGVAAAVFGALAGRGVNVDMIIQSVSRERLNDIAFTVARDDLATAYQASEAACRELDGEGVLADDGVAKLSVVGAGMVTHPGVAATLFRALGDEGINIEMIATSEISISCLIRAEMAEAAVRAVHAAFRLGREG